GGACGTGCGAGGCCTGTTTGCAGCGGGCGAGGTAACAGCGGGTGTTCACGGCGCAAATCGCCTGGGCGGAAACGCACTCACTGAATGTCTGGTCTTTGGCGCTGAGAGCGGGGTGCGCGCGGCCGACTTCGCGAGAGGCGCGCGGTCAAGCCATGCTGCGTTCAAGGCGGATGACTGGCTAGGCTCGCTACTGCAGAAGAAAGGCGATGCAGAAGCGAGGGCAGCACTTTCGGGCATAACGCGCAGAGTGCGGGATATTGCGTGGAACCATGGCGGCCCTGTTCGCAATGAAACCGGCATGAGAAAGGGTCTATCCCTTCTGGAAGAGTTGACGACGGCACTCGAATGCGTGGCCATAGACACCACGATCGATCTTATCTTAAAAAAAGAGGCGGCAAACAGCATCCTTGTCATCAAAGCCATACTTCTCTCATCGCTTGCCAGACAGGAGAGTATAGGCGCGTTTCAACGTGACGACTACCCGCATCGCAGCACATCCGCTTCTTTCAGGAGAGTTTCTATCAGCTTGGATGAGAAAGAGAAGTCACTGAAAATCAGCGCGTCGGACGAGCCGTTGCCCGGAGAGCTCGGGGGCACTATCGGCGCCGAAGGCACCCGGAGGGGATCATGAAGACAGAAGAGAGGCTGGCCGAATTTGTGTGCAGCGCGACATTTGCCGATCTGCCGACAGACGCCTTGGACCTCGTCAAGAATCAGCTGCTGACGGTTCTCGGCACGACCATTGCCGGCGCTTCAGCCGAAGGCTGCGAACCGCTTGTCAATCTTTACCGCGAATTGGGCGGCAAAGAGGAGGCTACAATATTGATCCATGGCGGCAAGGTACCCGCGCAGAGCGCAGCTCTTGTGAATGGCGTCATGGCGAGGGCTCTCGATTTTTGCGATGCACTCACCCCCGGAGCTCATATCGGCTCCTCGGTCGTACCTGCTGCACTGGCTGCCGCGGAACTGGCAGACGGTTGCAGCGGTGAAGAATTCCTCACGTCCCTTGCTGTAGGAACTGAGCTGGGCGTCCGGCTGAATCTCACGGAGTCCACCTACGACGGGTTCGATCCAACCGGCGTGTGCGTCGTATTTTCCTCAACAGCAGCGGCAGCGCGCATATTAGGTCTCTCTCAAGACGAGACGCTTAATGCCCTTGCGCTAGCATTCAACAGGTCCGGAGCCAGCTTCCAGAGCAACGTGGACGGATCACTGGCAGTGAGGGTTATTCAAGGCTGGGTCGCTGAGACCGGAGTGATGTGCGCGCGCTTTGCAAGCAGAGGGATCACGGGTCCGAGCAACTTCCTTGAAGGCGTGTACGGCTATTTCCATCTTTTCGGCAGGGACAGAATCGATCCTGCAGCCGTCATCACAGATCTGGGCAGCAGGTTCGAGCTTCACAAGGTGCTCTTCAAAAAATATCCCAGCTGCGGTCTCACCCTCGGAAGCACCGATGTCATACTCGGCCTTGTGCAAGAACACGATATCGACCCTGCCGGCATCGATCACATCGAGGTCACGGTGCCGCCTTACGCATATAAACTGGTGGGGCATCCTTTCCAGATTGGAAACAACCCGAAGGTAAACGCACAGTTCAGCATCGCCTATTGTGTGGCCAACGCCCTGCTCCGGAAGTGTTCAAAGCTGCCTCATTTCGAGGAGTCTGCGATAAGAGACCCTTCCGTGCTGGAACTTGCGAATAAGGTCCGGGTCATTGCGGATCCGACCCTGGAGGCGCGCGGACACACGCCCCTGGACATGCGCGTTGTGATGCTCGACGGCAGAATCTATGAAAGGGGAATCGATATCGCTCCCGGCTTTCCCGGCAATCCCCTGAGTAAGGAGGATCACGAGCAGCGCCTCAGAGATTGCGTTACTTTTGCAAAGAAGCCTCTGCAGAAGAATAAGATTGACGAGATCGTAGGTACGGTCGGCTCGCTGGAGAAAATAAAGGACGCGAGAACCCTGATCCCGCTGATGCTACTGTAGTTCAATTTCTGTATCGGAGGTATGGTAATGAACCTTGTCGATGTTGTCAGAAAATATAGTCGCATTTCTCCTTCTGCTCTCGCTTTCATTGAGGTGAGGCCTGTAACGGGCACAAGGGAAGAGACCACCTGGGCTCAATTTGACGAGAGCACAGACCGGCTGGCTCGCGCCCTCATCGACCGGGGCGCTCAGATTGGCAGCAAGATCTTTCTGCTGGGCAGGAATTCACTGCGTTGGCTTGAAGCCTATTTCGCAATCCTGAAGACAGGTGCATGGGCTGTGCCGCTCAATTTCCGATTCACCGATCAGGACATCAGACACTGCGCACAGGTCGCCGAACCCTTCACCTTTATTTACGACCGGGAGTATGAAGGGAGGATCGAGGGCCTACACGCGGAGCTTACAACAGTGAAGGACTATGTCGCCATCGGCACCGACACATCAGGGGTTCAATCGCTGGAACAGCTTATCAAGGAGACGGCGCCGTCCACGGTGCACGTCCCGTTCTCTGATGACGACGAATGCGCTCTCTACTTCACCTCCGGTACCACAGGGGCCCCAAAACCGGTGCTCCTCTGTCACAAGAACCTCATGGGCGTAGCTCTTACCGAAGCCAGTAACCACAATTTCGTTGACACCGATCGTTTCCTCATGATGCCACCCCTCTATCACCTGGCGATCGGCCATCTGCTCGGGGGCATGCTCGCCGGCGCGTGCAGCGTGCTTCTCACCGAGCAGATCAATCCTCAGTACATAGTTGAAACGATAGCGCGGGAACGCGTGTCGAGCGTGTTCCTGCTCGTGCCCTGGACAGCCGACCTTCTGGATGCCCTCGACAGAAAGCTCATAAAGAAGGAAGAGTACGATCTCAGCTGCTGGCAGGAGGTTTTCATGGGGGCACAGCCGATACCACCCAGCCTGGTTCACCGGTTGAAGGGATACTTCCCCGACATGAAATACGAGACCACCTATGGATTGAGCGAGAGTTCCGGTCCGGGGGTGATCCACCTCGGAGTCCATAACGAGAGAAAAGTCGGCGCCATAGGCAAGCCGGGCCTGCTCTGGGACGCGAGGATAGTTGACACAGAGGGAAAAGATGTGCCACGTGGTGGCGTGGGCGAGGTCATCCTGAGAGGGGCGGGAGTTATGAAGGAGTATTATAGAAACCCGGGGCTCACAGCCCAGGTGATACGAGATGGCTGGCTCTACACGGGCGATTTGGGGCGTTTCGATGAAGAGGGCTTCATCTATCTCGCGGACAGGAAGAAAGATCTTGTGATTAGCGGGGGCGAGAACGTCTACCCGGTAGAAGTCGAGGAGGTCATCCGCAGACACCAGAAAGTGCACGACGTGGCTGTGATCGGCACGCCTGACGAACGCCTGGGAGAAATAGTGACTGCAGTGATACAGGCGAAAAGCGGAGAAGCGCTGCAGGAGGAGGAAAT
This window of the Syntrophorhabdales bacterium genome carries:
- a CDS encoding MmgE/PrpD family protein; protein product: MKTEERLAEFVCSATFADLPTDALDLVKNQLLTVLGTTIAGASAEGCEPLVNLYRELGGKEEATILIHGGKVPAQSAALVNGVMARALDFCDALTPGAHIGSSVVPAALAAAELADGCSGEEFLTSLAVGTELGVRLNLTESTYDGFDPTGVCVVFSSTAAAARILGLSQDETLNALALAFNRSGASFQSNVDGSLAVRVIQGWVAETGVMCARFASRGITGPSNFLEGVYGYFHLFGRDRIDPAAVITDLGSRFELHKVLFKKYPSCGLTLGSTDVILGLVQEHDIDPAGIDHIEVTVPPYAYKLVGHPFQIGNNPKVNAQFSIAYCVANALLRKCSKLPHFEESAIRDPSVLELANKVRVIADPTLEARGHTPLDMRVVMLDGRIYERGIDIAPGFPGNPLSKEDHEQRLRDCVTFAKKPLQKNKIDEIVGTVGSLEKIKDARTLIPLMLL
- a CDS encoding AMP-binding protein — its product is MNLVDVVRKYSRISPSALAFIEVRPVTGTREETTWAQFDESTDRLARALIDRGAQIGSKIFLLGRNSLRWLEAYFAILKTGAWAVPLNFRFTDQDIRHCAQVAEPFTFIYDREYEGRIEGLHAELTTVKDYVAIGTDTSGVQSLEQLIKETAPSTVHVPFSDDDECALYFTSGTTGAPKPVLLCHKNLMGVALTEASNHNFVDTDRFLMMPPLYHLAIGHLLGGMLAGACSVLLTEQINPQYIVETIARERVSSVFLLVPWTADLLDALDRKLIKKEEYDLSCWQEVFMGAQPIPPSLVHRLKGYFPDMKYETTYGLSESSGPGVIHLGVHNERKVGAIGKPGLLWDARIVDTEGKDVPRGGVGEVILRGAGVMKEYYRNPGLTAQVIRDGWLYTGDLGRFDEEGFIYLADRKKDLVISGGENVYPVEVEEVIRRHQKVHDVAVIGTPDERLGEIVTAVIQAKSGEALQEEEMKHFCEANLPRYKRPRRFIFADVPRNPAGKIEKPKLRERYGK